GCCTGATGGACGCCTGGATAAGCAGGCATCAGCATCAGCCCTTTGACCGGCATGGGGCATGGGCGGCCAGCGGCACGGTTATTGATGAGTTATTGCACAGCTTGCTCGCCGATCCTTATTTTAATCAACCGGCGCCTAAAAGCCTGGGTAAGGAGTATTTTAATGACGAATGGCTTCACTCCCGGCTTAAACCCCGTTACCTGCCACAGGATGTTCAGGCTACTTTGCTGGCTTTTACCGCGGTGACTATTGCTGACAGCATCAGAGCACAGACGATAACACCAAATCAGGTGCTGATTTGCGGCGGCGGTGCCCATAACGATCAGTTGTTAAGGGTGTTGCAGCAGCAGCTCCCGGAAATCGAGGTACAGAGCACCGCAAAGACCGGTATTAATCCTGATTTTATTGAAGCGCAATTGTTTGCCTGGCTCGCAGAAAAAACCTTAAGCGGCACCCCGCTGGACTTAAGTCAGGTGACAGGGGCCAAAGGCCGGGCAGTACTGGGGGCCATCTATGCGGCGGGGATTGACAAACGAATTTCCGTTGAGGTGTAATGTGCGTTTTAATTGCATGAAGACGCCATTTTGAGTACACGAAAGTTAGATTTTCAACAGCACAGCCAATTCAGTGCGTATGTCGTTTTTTTATTGTCCGCCACATTCTACCTGTATGAGTTCGTTCTCCAGGTAGCGCCCGGCGTTATGGCGGAATCCATGATGCAAACCTTCAAGGTGAGCGCTGCCGGTTTTGGTATTGTGTCTGCCTTTTATTTTTATGCCTATGCCCCCATGCAGTTGCCAGCCGGCGTGCTGTTTGATCGTTACGGCCCGCGTAAATTGATGACTTATGCCTTGATTCTCTGTGCCCTGGGCTCTTTCTTTTTTGCCTCGACGGACAGCCTGTTTACGGCCTCACTGGGGCGTTTTCTTATTGGCATTGGTTCGGCCTTTTCCTTCATCGGTGTCCTCGTCCTGATTTCCAGATGGTTTCCGCCGCAACAGTTTGCCCTGCTGGCGGGCATTGCTCAATTAATGAGTTCTGTGGGTGCCATGTTCGGTGAGATGCCTTTGGCTGCATTGATCGAAGCCGTGGGTTGGCGCAATGCCAGTTTTATTCTGGCGGCTGTTGGCTTTCTTCTGGCAGCCTTAATCTGGTTTATTATTCGGGATTATCCCCATCAACCGACTCAAACCCCACCGAAGAGGGCCTTTATTGATGAATGGAAGCGGTTGCTGAGTGTCTGGCGTCAATCCTACACCTGGTATACAGGCGCTTATGCCTGCACTATCTGGACGCCCATCGCGGTGTTTGCCGCCTTATGGGGTGTACCCTATTTACAGCAAAAGTTTCAGATAAGCGTGATTGCCGCTTCCGGTTTATGCAGCATGATCTGGTTGGGTATTGGTGTTGGCAGCCCGCTCCTGGGGTGGGTCAGTGATCGCATTGCCAGCCGCCGTATTGCTTTAGGCTTGAGTTCGGTTTTTGGCTTGGGCGCGACCCTGTTCCTGCTGTATGTCCCCAACGTTTCTCTGGGGGCAATGTATTTCGTCCTGTTCATGCTTGGCATGGGTGCGGGTGGGCAAACGGTTAGTTTTGCTGTGATTAAAGACAATAATCCACCCGAACTGGTCGGTACTGCTTCCGGATTTAATAATTTATCCGTGTTAATCGGCGGCGCGGTATTTCAGCCATTGGTTGGTGTGTTTCTACACCAGAGCGAGGGCTGGTATAAGGTGAATGGTGTTCATGTCTACACCGTCGCCAGTTATAACAAGGCCTTGCTGGTCATGCCATGCTGTTTCCTGCTCAGTCTTCTCATTACGCTCTTTTTCCTTAAGGAATCACACCCTGGGCGTCATGGCTAGCTGACTACAGATTGAGCGCGGCAAATTTCTCCATGCCGCGCTGACAGTATGAATAAAGCTCCCGGGTGCAGTCTTCCCGTGATTTTCTCGAAATTTTTTTGTATAGGGAAAAGACATAAGACGACGACGGCTTGAATTTGGTCTCTTTTAGAACATCCGGGTTATCGATCATCTGCAGCAAATGGCTGATAGACAAATACAGCGCAAAGCGCACAAAATTTTCAAATGGGCTATCGCTGTACGGCAAAGCCTCCAGATAACGAATGGCTGGAAGCGCATCGTTAACCAGGGCGTCTTTACATAGAATATTTAATGACTGCAGAGGGGAATGGCTTGCAGTGATGCTCTCAGGCCAGCGGTTTTTTTTTAAAATAAACGTGTCTTCATAATAATCACGTAAGTTATTGGTTTTTTGTAATAATAATCCCACGTGCCTGCTTGAGGCCATCAGTTCTTCCATACCGCCGCTTAATTGATAACTATAAAATAACAGGCTGGTTAAAAATTCACCCACGATCCCCGCGGAGTAATAACAATAGTCATTCATAGCCGCCACATCATGGATGGACTTGTGCAGGTATTTCTTCATCCCGTCTTTCATCGCTGTGCAATAGTGGAGGCATAGTGCTTTTTCATGATCATCCAGACGGTTGTACAACGTCATCACCCAAGGGTAATAATGAAATTTTTTAGTTTCTTCACCGGGCAGAGCCAGAATAGACTTAAGCAGCGGCTCATCCGGCTGTGCCCGCGATAGACTCACTAAAAAGGCGTCCAGGCGCCCGCATTTTTCATCGGGATTTAAATCGGTGGAATCTTCAATGATATCGAGAAGCTTGTTCAGATTGTACTGGCAAAGAATGGGGGTTTTTAAAGGGGGGGTTAACAGAAGAATAGGCACAGAAAAACTTTGCGACTCTTCGCGCAGAAAGGCTTCATTCTTTAGGAGAACCTCATTCATACACTATCCTGTCTTAATACCAATACTTACAGTTTTTTTTCTGTTTGTAGCGGTTTCTAAAAAATAATCCGGAAATAAAATCCATGAGTAAATGAAAAGAGGGCGGGAACTTTTCCAATTTTCGCAAACACATGATGACGTATTTTTTATAAATAACGACCTTTTTGCCGTGTTTTGCAGCATAACGCTTTAAGGCAATGGAAAGACTGATGTCTTCTGTCACATAATATTCCTCATCAAAACCACCAATGGCTAAAAAAGCGTCTTTTTTACAAAACACAAAGGAGCCGGCACAGCGCGTGCACCATTGGGCATACTGATTCCAAACGAAAAACAGAAATCGGACCAGCAAGGAAATATCCCTGTCCGCTTTAAGCAGAAAAGAGCCGGCTATGATCTCAGGGTGCTGCAGAATACTCACACTGGTATGGAGCATTTCGTCGCTCATCAACGTATCCGCATCGATAAAAATCAACAGGTCGCCCAACGCATCGCGAGCGCCGCTATTTCGTACTCGTGCTATGTTGCGCACGGGCTCTAAAAGGACTCTCGCCCCAAAATGCGCGGCGATTTCAGCGGTTTTATCCGTAGAATTATTATTCACTACAATGACCTCGCCCTTAAAACGGGATGGGAGCGTCTGGATAGCCTCATCGATGGAGTGGAGACTGGCAGGGAGCCAGGCTTCTTCATTATGAGCGGGTATGATAATGCTGAAATGGCAATGCGCTGAATTCGTAATCATTTGAGACCTCTCAATCGTTAGTACCAGTACCTGCAATTTTCCTTTTTCTTGTATCGGTTTCTTAAAAGGCCAATGGTTAAAAAATCCCAAATTACTCTTGGAGTTAGGGAAAATTTATTCATTTTTCGTAAACACATGACTGTGTATTTTTTATAAACAATAACTTTTTTACGCTGCTGTTTGGCATACTGGTTTAACCTTGCTGAAAAATTAATGTTTTCAGCAGCGTAAAAGGACTCATCGTAGCCTCCGATGGCATCGAAAACGTCTTTTTTGCAAAACAGAAAACAACCAGAGCAATGATGATTCCAGCGAGAGCGCATATTCCATATAAAAAAAATCATGCGAATCATTCTCGAAACAGGTCTGTCGGGCTTTAACAAAAAGGAACCGGCAATGATTTCAGGATCATTCAGGGTCTCAATGCTCACTTTAAGCATTTCTTCACTCATCAGCGTATCGGCGTCAAGAAAAATTACTACTTGTCCCCTGGCGTGCTTGACACCGGTATTCCTCACCCTGGCTATATTACGTACGGGCTCAATAAGAACCCGTGCTCCGAAACTTTCCGCAAGCGTCGCTGTCTTGTCAGTGGAATCATTATCCACCACAATCACTTCGCCCCGGTAAGCAGGAAGGGTATTAATAGCCGACTGGACAGAACCCAGTGTAGCCGGTAAAAAAGCCTCTTCATTATGAGCAGGTATGACAATACTGTAATGATACTTCTCCGACATAAAATCATCTTGATAACGTGATATCTTATTAAGTATAGTCTTCCCCCCGGCTTATTGAGCATTGGGCTCCTCTCGCTCAGACGGTTCCGGTTCTGGTGTGGTGTCCTGACCTGGCTCAACGTCATTGGGCAAGGAGGGATCTTCCAGAGGAATATCAGGTATTTCAGTGGGGGTGTCCGGATTTTGCATTGTTCCAATCCTTTCTGGTTCTCTTTCTTTCATTATAGCGTTGTACTGGCGGCTATACTGTTATTAGCAACACAACAATGGAAACAGGATGACCGAATCACTGTATTCAATGGAAGAATGTGAGCGTGTTGCCCGACTTGCCTCGTTGCGTTATGTCAAAGACACGATGCCCGGGATAACGCGCCAGAAACAGGGCGACGAATTCATTTATTTTCAAGATGGCAAACCATTAAGCGATGAGAACGTCCTGGCCCGTATAAAAAAACTCGCCATTCCTCCCGCTTATCAGGACGTATGGATATGCCCCTATGAAAACGGACACATTCAGGCTACGGGCCGCGATAAAAACAATCGAAAACAATACCGCTATCATCCCCTCTGGTTTAAGGTGCGTAATCAGCAAAAATTCACGACCATGATTGAATTTGGCCAATCCCTGCCTTTAATTAAGCGCCATATCAACCGCGAGCTGAACAAACCGGCTCAATTGAATCGAGCGCAGGTTATTTGTGCCATTATTTATTTACTTTATCATTTCAACGTGCGAGTAGGGAATACGGTTTATGCAAGACAAAATAAGTCGTATGGATTAACCACATTAAGAAAAAAACACCTGTCTTTGAAGAGAAACAAAGCAATACTTAATTTCAGAGGAAAAAATGCAAAATTATGGAACATAATATTAAGTGACAAACGAATACTAAAAATTTTGAAAAAATGTGAAGAAATATCAGGTTATGAATTATTTAAATACGTCGATGAAAATAATTCGTTAACGGTTGTCACATCTCAGGAAGTGAATTTTTATCTAAAAAACATTACCAATTACCCATTCACAGCCAAAGATTTTCGCACCTGGATTGCCTGCCGCGAAACACTGTGCCGTTTAATTCGCTGCAACCATGGCGAAGAGGCCGCGGATCCTTTCAATGACACCATTAAACAGGTTTCTAAACTCATGGGACATACACCTGCCATCTGCCAAAAAAACTACATCCACCCCGACATTATTTTATCCTGGAAGGCCGACAGCCTACGGGATTGGGCCGATAAAAACCGCGATAAAATTGCCCGACTTACGGATGATAAAATCTTACTTTTATGGCTTAAATCAAATAAAAAAAGAACAAAATAATCATTTTTTAAACGATAAAAGTTTGCATTTTTTATCAATCTTCCTTACGCATTTTATGGTAGATAGTTGCCCATTCTGTTTGACAATTGTCAAAATTATGCTTTAGTTTAAATAGGGAAATTAATTTGGAGCATGAGGTTAATTCACTAAAAATGGCGGAGATAAATATGGAAATTTCTAAGGAAACCGTACAGGCAGTTCAGGAACTGTGCCATATTTCAGATGAACTTAAGGAAATCAGGATTGCATTAAATAAATTGATTACTGTTTTTATGGAAACGCCTTATCCAACCCACCCAAACACCTTGACGAATTATTTGGAATACAAAGGAAAGAAACCTCAAACCAATGACATAACGCTTTAATTCACTGAGGCGTGTATGAAGGAGCCACAGGAGAACGAATGATGAAACGGATTATTCCAATGACTATTTTACTTGGAGGCGTTTTCGTTGCGCAAAACCCCATGTGGGCTGCAACCAATGTCCCCAACACGACGCTGCCGTCCACTACGGTGAATCCGGCATCGCCGACAACGCCATCTCCAACGGATCCAACCACACCGTCACCGACTGACCCAACCACTCCAACCGATCCTACTCTCCCGCAACCTGACGATGACAATGGAACGTCAACACCGTCAACAACCAATGGTGGGACAGGGATAGATCCGGCAACTGGGACAGGCATCAATACCGGGAAAGAGGCCACGGACATGGGCATTTCAACGGATCCCGATACGGATGCCACCGGAACCACAATAAACACCGGCACGGATGACGAGGACGATGATGAGAGTAATGATGTCCTGGATGACACCAACACGAACCAGGATGGTATCTCGACAGGGGAGTAATCAGGTCAGGAGCTAATCATGGAAAAACAACCTGCTCAGCATCAACAAAGACAACCAGGGATTGAGGCCATCATGACACCTCAACCGGAATACCTGTCCTCCAGTTATAAAGGAAGCGAAAAATTACAAGGAAAAATCGCACTGATAACTGGAGGAGACAGCGGCATAGGACGCGCAGTCGCCTGTGCCTTTGCCATGGAAGGCGCGGACCTGGTTGTCCATTACCTGAATGAACAGCAGGATGCTGAGAAAACAAAAAAAATCATAGAAAACACAGGACAATCCTGTCTGTTGCTCGCAGCCAATCTGCAGAATTACACCGCCTGTGACGAAGTGGTCAGGCAAACGATGGAACGTTATGGCCGCCTTGACATACTGGTTAATAATGTGGCTGAGCAACACCCACAGGACACTATGGAAGAGATTAGTTGCGAACAAATGGAAAACACGTTTAAAACTAATTTCTTCTCTTATTTTTATATGATTAAAGCCGCTTTGCCTTTTCTGAAAAAAGGCAGCGTCATTATCAACACCACCTCGGTGACGGCTTATAAGGGCAGCGAACACCTGATTGATTATTCGGCCACCAAAGGCGCCATTCTGGCACTGACCCGGTCGCTTTCGCAAAACCTGGTTTCTCGGGGCATTCGCGTCAACGCCGTCGCACCAGGTCCCATCTGGACGCCGCTTATTCCTTCAAGTTTCAATGAAGAGGAAGTCCAGGAATTTGGCAGCCAGGTTCCCATGAAACGCGCAGGTCAACCCGCCGAAGTCGCGCCAGCCTATGTTTTTCTCGCTTCAAATGACTCGTCCTACATGACCGGACAAGTCATTCATCCCAATGGCGGGGTCATTGTTAATGGTTAGATTTAGGATCAAGGAGTGACATCATGAGCCAGGGCGATAAATCAAAATACACCGACAAGCAAAAACGAAAAGCGGAACACATTGAAGAAGGCTATGAACGTCAAGGCATCTCTTCAAAAGAGGCTGAGCGCCGCGCCTGGGCCACCGTCAACAAACAAGACGGCGGAGGCAAGAAGCCGGGCGGCTCAGGACGTAAAAAATAAGCACACAACAGTCTATTTGATCTATAATTAGACAGCTATAGCGCTTTTCGCAGTCTAATTCCATTGAAAAGGAATTTATTATGGATGAACAATTTGATAACTTGATAAGTATGGCCAGCCCGCTTGATCCGGACAGTCCCTTACCGACCGATCCTGTGAATCCTGGCCCGGATGTCCCCGATGAACCCGAATACCCCGTCCCCGTTATCCATGATGATGACGACAACACGGTGACGCCGGATGATCTGGGCACAGACGATAGTGATGGCGGTTAGCTGCAAGACCCTAAAGGAAGGAGAGGATCGAAAATGGTGGAATATCTCTATAAGGGATTTAAAGTGTCGTACAATATAAAACCAATTAAAAATCAAACCAAACTCTACGAAGCTGAAGGGTATGTTGCCCGTTTGGCGGATACGGAGCCTACCCAGAGAAAGCGATTTCATACGGAGTCCACGTCAATGCAGGGTGTTACGGCCGAGATTAAAAAACTGCTTGAAAATTACATCGATTTCGAATGGAAGGAATTCCACGAAATTCACGATCAAAATCTCTAATCCGGGCCAGGGGTTATGTGTATTCGTTAAGCAACACGATTTGTAACCCCGCTTCGCTTAAGGACAGGAAATTGTAGCCAGGATCAATCGTTGTCCGTTCAAGCCATTCATTGGCAATGCAGACATCGGTCAGCCGCTGGGCTTCTTCCAGACTAACCGGCTGTTTTAACTTCTCCGATAATGTGCCGGCGGCAGCCTCATCGATGTTTAAGAAAACATCGTTTCGTGTGACACCTCGCGCCTTAATTTCATCATAAAACAGTTTAAGAATGTCCAATTCGTTCATGAGATTATCATCCAGTTAATCCTACTCTTAATCTATAGCATAGACGAAAGGCGGGTAATTAAAAAAAGAAGGTAACCGGACTGGTATTTAATTCTATACTTAACAATAATGCAGGGATTGCAGCATCAGGAGCAAATAATGACTAAAAAAATACTCATGTTACCCTTACTCGTTGCGTTCAGCCTGTTGGCAGGCTGCTGGACAACGCAATCAGGCCAAAAATCGGGCATTATTGTGAAAGTAGCCAAGGAAGGGCGGTGGTGGGGCACTTATGAAGGCGAATTGATTCGTGGCGGCTTGGATAATGCCAGCGGGGCCACCGGACGTGAATTTCACTTCACTTTAGGCCAATTCAAGTCAGACCTGGTCGAAAAAGCAATTTACGCCATGGAAAACAACCGGCACGTGGTACTGACTTACCACTGTGAGGAGTTTGTGGCTCCCTGGCGGGGGGAAACCCGGTGTTTCGTAGACAGTATTCGTATACTTGATACCGTTAACAAGCCTGCCCCACCAAAACAATAGACTATTCATCCAGCCCGCCGCTGGCGGGCATGTGAGCATTAGACCCGTTTCTCAATTCGCAAAGGCCGCTCAGATTGATGCTGGAAATAGGGCGGCCGATTGGCAACATCCCGGATCTTAAATCTGATTTTATATCCTTCTGTATCCGATGGAGTTGTGGAAGCATGGACATTGCCTGAAGGAAAAAAATACCCTATGATTTCGCCCCTTGTCGCTCGTTAAGCCAGCGCCTGGAGAACAAGGAAAACCTGTGCCTGCATAGGTAATCAATAACCATGAAAAGGAAGATCAGATGCTTCGATTATTTACACAACCTAAATCAACGCATTACCCGTTGAGCGACAGTTCCGCGATCACCACCGCTTATTATACGGCCTGGACCGATCTGGTAGACCAATTTCTCCAGACCATCGCTGCGATGGGATCAAAAGAATCAGATAAATCGCAAAGGTCGCAAAAATTAACCCTTTTATATGCCTGGGCCAGTAACGAGGGTAAACAGGCTTACCAAAAGGGACAAGGCAAATTTTTTATGCAACACATTGAAACCTATACCAGTGCGACCACTCCGTTGAAGGAGAATTTATTGACCCTCACGAAAGAACAGGTTATCGAAGGTTTTAATGCTTGGTTTATAGCCTTGGTAGAAAAATTTCCAGAGTTCTCTTCGGACAAAATTAAAGAGGAATTCAACAAATTCATTGAACAATGCAAGGCTGACGATTTTGATGAGCACATTGCTTTGCGCACCGTATTCACTTATCGATATGTTAAAACTGGAAACAGAGACAGTGTCCTGAAAGGGTATGAAAAATCAATTGAACGCTGTGTACAAGCCATTAACGCAATGAAGGAATCTGAACCTAAACTGGAACCTAAGCCCGAACCCGAACAGGAAAACACCCCCAAGTCTAGCTTTTCCTAAATTAGTTTAGCGAAGGCTGGGTGGTTCTTCAAAATTGATCTTGGATGGGTTCCACCAGTGCCTTACTTATCATTAAGTCTGATTATTTTGATAATCAGACTTAACCTATATAGCCGTGTGGTGGATTCAATATGGAAGTGCAATTTACTGTTAAGAAAGAATATAACTATTAGTTTCTGAAATTTCTTTAACAGTTTCTTCCGATAATTTATCCTTTAATTTATCGGTCTTTAATATTAAGTTTTTAAAATCGGAATGCACCCTGCTGTATCCTTTGAAAAATCCTTCATTTGTTTGACTCATTGCTTCAAAATACCCCTGAACTAATTGTTTAGGATGCAATGAGAACTTGTTAATTCCAGATAATGATTGCAGCTTATCTTTCCATACCAAGCTGCTGGACGCGAGATCACGCAATAAGACACAAACGGAAGATATCTTTCCTAAATCTTTAACATCTAATAATTTCAGTATAGTAATTAATAGGTCTTGGGGTAATTCAATTAACTTCATTTTCTTTCACTGCTTTAGGTAAAAAGAAAATAAAAGGAGTCTCTCGTGACTCCTTTTACTTATTTTCCATTTCACCGTAATTATTGTAGATTTCAATGTTTACTTCTTCAGAAAAAGCTTCAAAATTAATGTTGGTTTTTTGTTGAATTACGTTCAATATTCTATTTAAATCACCATCCTTTTT
This region of Legionella taurinensis genomic DNA includes:
- a CDS encoding MFS transporter, producing the protein MSTRKLDFQQHSQFSAYVVFLLSATFYLYEFVLQVAPGVMAESMMQTFKVSAAGFGIVSAFYFYAYAPMQLPAGVLFDRYGPRKLMTYALILCALGSFFFASTDSLFTASLGRFLIGIGSAFSFIGVLVLISRWFPPQQFALLAGIAQLMSSVGAMFGEMPLAALIEAVGWRNASFILAAVGFLLAALIWFIIRDYPHQPTQTPPKRAFIDEWKRLLSVWRQSYTWYTGAYACTIWTPIAVFAALWGVPYLQQKFQISVIAASGLCSMIWLGIGVGSPLLGWVSDRIASRRIALGLSSVFGLGATLFLLYVPNVSLGAMYFVLFMLGMGAGGQTVSFAVIKDNNPPELVGTASGFNNLSVLIGGAVFQPLVGVFLHQSEGWYKVNGVHVYTVASYNKALLVMPCCFLLSLLITLFFLKESHPGRHG
- a CDS encoding DNA topoisomerase IB; protein product: MTESLYSMEECERVARLASLRYVKDTMPGITRQKQGDEFIYFQDGKPLSDENVLARIKKLAIPPAYQDVWICPYENGHIQATGRDKNNRKQYRYHPLWFKVRNQQKFTTMIEFGQSLPLIKRHINRELNKPAQLNRAQVICAIIYLLYHFNVRVGNTVYARQNKSYGLTTLRKKHLSLKRNKAILNFRGKNAKLWNIILSDKRILKILKKCEEISGYELFKYVDENNSLTVVTSQEVNFYLKNITNYPFTAKDFRTWIACRETLCRLIRCNHGEEAADPFNDTIKQVSKLMGHTPAICQKNYIHPDIILSWKADSLRDWADKNRDKIARLTDDKILLLWLKSNKKRTK
- a CDS encoding glycosyltransferase, with product MITNSAHCHFSIIIPAHNEEAWLPASLHSIDEAIQTLPSRFKGEVIVVNNNSTDKTAEIAAHFGARVLLEPVRNIARVRNSGARDALGDLLIFIDADTLMSDEMLHTSVSILQHPEIIAGSFLLKADRDISLLVRFLFFVWNQYAQWCTRCAGSFVFCKKDAFLAIGGFDEEYYVTEDISLSIALKRYAAKHGKKVVIYKKYVIMCLRKLEKFPPSFHLLMDFISGLFFRNRYKQKKNCKYWY
- a CDS encoding squalene/phytoene synthase family protein; this encodes MNEVLLKNEAFLREESQSFSVPILLLTPPLKTPILCQYNLNKLLDIIEDSTDLNPDEKCGRLDAFLVSLSRAQPDEPLLKSILALPGEETKKFHYYPWVMTLYNRLDDHEKALCLHYCTAMKDGMKKYLHKSIHDVAAMNDYCYYSAGIVGEFLTSLLFYSYQLSGGMEELMASSRHVGLLLQKTNNLRDYYEDTFILKKNRWPESITASHSPLQSLNILCKDALVNDALPAIRYLEALPYSDSPFENFVRFALYLSISHLLQMIDNPDVLKETKFKPSSSYVFSLYKKISRKSREDCTRELYSYCQRGMEKFAALNL
- a CDS encoding F-box-like domain-containing protein, producing MKLIELPQDLLITILKLLDVKDLGKISSVCVLLRDLASSSLVWKDKLQSLSGINKFSLHPKQLVQGYFEAMSQTNEGFFKGYSRVHSDFKNLILKTDKLKDKLSEETVKEISETNSYILS
- a CDS encoding glycosyltransferase; the protein is MSEKYHYSIVIPAHNEEAFLPATLGSVQSAINTLPAYRGEVIVVDNDSTDKTATLAESFGARVLIEPVRNIARVRNTGVKHARGQVVIFLDADTLMSEEMLKVSIETLNDPEIIAGSFLLKPDRPVSRMIRMIFFIWNMRSRWNHHCSGCFLFCKKDVFDAIGGYDESFYAAENINFSARLNQYAKQQRKKVIVYKKYTVMCLRKMNKFSLTPRVIWDFLTIGLLRNRYKKKENCRYWY
- a CDS encoding SDR family oxidoreductase translates to MEKQPAQHQQRQPGIEAIMTPQPEYLSSSYKGSEKLQGKIALITGGDSGIGRAVACAFAMEGADLVVHYLNEQQDAEKTKKIIENTGQSCLLLAANLQNYTACDEVVRQTMERYGRLDILVNNVAEQHPQDTMEEISCEQMENTFKTNFFSYFYMIKAALPFLKKGSVIINTTSVTAYKGSEHLIDYSATKGAILALTRSLSQNLVSRGIRVNAVAPGPIWTPLIPSSFNEEEVQEFGSQVPMKRAGQPAEVAPAYVFLASNDSSYMTGQVIHPNGGVIVNG